The DNA window GCGGCAACCTGCCGGCGGCGCGCGACGACTGGGCGCTGGCCCGCCGCGTCGCCCCCGACAGCGAATGGGGCCGCGCCGCCGCCGACAACCTCGCCCGCACGGCGGAGCTTGCGGGGGCTGCGGGTAAGGATGCGGCCAAGGAGCCGCCGAAGAAGGCGCAGTGAGGCGGTATAACTTCGCCCCTAGCCGACCACCCCAACGAAAAAGCCCCGCCGCGGCAACCGCGGGCGGGGCTTTTTCTTACCTGAACCGACTCGAACGGCTTACAGCGCCGAGTCGACCCACTGGAACAGCGCACCCTTGGGCAGGGCGCCGATCTTGGTGGCGGCGACGCCGCCGTCCCTGAACAGCATCAGCGTCGGGATGCCGCGCACGCCGTACTTGCCCGGGGTGCCCGGGTTCTCGTCGATGTTCAGCTTGGCGACGGTGACCTTGCCCTCATACTCGCGGGCCAGCTCGTCGAGCGCCGGGGCGATCATCTTGCAGGGGCCGCACCATTCCGCCCAGAAATCGACCAGGACCGGGCCGGTGGCCTTCAGGACGTCCTGCTCGAAGCTGTCGTCGGTAACCTTGATGGTGGTGCTCATGTGACCTCTAGCCTGGATTCGGAAGCGCCGCGGACCGGTTGTGGAAGGCCGGCGGCCATCGCCCCGTCTGTGGAATTGAGCAAAATGTAGGGCGGAGGCGCCCGGCCGGTCAAGTCACCCCATCTTTCGGGTGATCCGCCGGCCGCCCTTCATCCCGCCCTTGGGCCCAGTCCGGCCGCCGCCGTGTCCAGCACCGAGGGCGGTAGCTCCATGGTGTAGGGGCCATCGGTCCACAGCAGCACGCAGCGCACCCGCCGCCCCGGATAGACCGCCCGCAACGCCTCCCGGTAGGCCGCCATCTGGCGCCGGTAAACCATTGGTACGTCTTCCAGATCCCGCGGCGGTGGCCGGTTGGTCTTATAGTCGACGATCCACACCGTGTCCCCGGTCAGGGCCAGCCGGTCGATGCGCCCGGCCAGCGCCCGGCTGCCGTCGCCCAGCGCCACCACACCGACCAGCGGCACTTCCGCCCGCGAGTCCGGGCCGAACAGATGCGCGAACTCCGCATG is part of the Azospirillum lipoferum 4B genome and encodes:
- the trxA gene encoding thioredoxin TrxA yields the protein MSTTIKVTDDSFEQDVLKATGPVLVDFWAEWCGPCKMIAPALDELAREYEGKVTVAKLNIDENPGTPGKYGVRGIPTLMLFRDGGVAATKIGALPKGALFQWVDSAL